A part of Terriglobus roseus genomic DNA contains:
- a CDS encoding DUF885 domain-containing protein, which produces MRLLLRTLTASLLALTTCCMHAQRISADGAMQTFDVLSNQYFDEFYFPNSPTSGTAVGYHQFDTRLEDYSAAARAKQIAGLHDWEKKFEDIPADGLDTSVAADREILLNSIRSQLLTLEVIRPLDKNPDAYSSGVTSSVFVLMERPFAPANVRLRDVIARERLIPQVFEEAKKNLQNPAKISTEIALEQIDGIVSFFQNDVPSAFNDATDRIAKVQFAKTNATVIQALKDYGTWMKSDLLPRSNGDFRLGADTYRKKLLYDEMVDTPLDRLLAVNEANMRQNQADFARIAKELDPNKTPAQVLAELATIHPAPDKLLDAFRDSFAAEIAFIKDHHIITMPNDDRPVLQETPPFMRATTSASMDPPGPFETRSTKAYFNVTLPEKGWTPEHIAEHMAEFNVGTIVSTSVHEAYPGHFTQFLWQNQFPSRVRKLIGANTNVEGWAHYTEQMMLDEGFQTPGADARTQKLIRLGQIQDALLRNARFTVGIKMHTEGWSADQAEQYFVTEGYQSPSVAKMETKRGTSDPTYLYYTLGKLEILKLRADLKAKQGAAFNLQQFHDNFMRQGPVPIKIMRQAMLKENSPVL; this is translated from the coding sequence ATGCGACTGCTTTTACGCACTCTTACCGCTTCCCTTCTGGCCCTCACCACGTGCTGCATGCACGCGCAGCGCATCTCTGCCGACGGTGCCATGCAGACGTTTGATGTGCTGTCGAACCAATACTTCGATGAGTTCTATTTCCCGAACTCACCCACATCAGGGACTGCGGTCGGCTATCACCAGTTTGATACCAGGCTTGAGGATTACTCCGCTGCGGCACGCGCGAAGCAAATTGCCGGCTTGCATGATTGGGAAAAGAAGTTTGAAGACATCCCCGCAGATGGGCTGGATACCTCCGTCGCTGCCGACCGCGAGATTCTGCTGAACTCCATCCGGTCGCAACTGCTCACACTGGAGGTCATTCGCCCTCTGGATAAGAATCCGGATGCGTATTCCTCGGGCGTTACCAGTAGCGTCTTTGTATTGATGGAGCGTCCGTTTGCTCCGGCGAATGTCCGTCTGCGTGATGTGATTGCGCGCGAACGATTGATTCCACAAGTGTTTGAGGAAGCGAAGAAGAACCTGCAGAATCCCGCGAAGATATCTACAGAAATCGCGCTGGAGCAGATTGATGGCATTGTCAGCTTCTTCCAGAACGATGTGCCTTCTGCCTTCAACGATGCGACAGATCGCATTGCCAAGGTGCAGTTTGCAAAGACGAATGCCACGGTGATTCAGGCGTTAAAGGATTACGGCACATGGATGAAGTCGGATTTGCTGCCGCGCTCCAATGGCGACTTCCGACTGGGCGCAGATACGTATCGCAAAAAGCTGTTGTATGACGAGATGGTGGACACGCCGTTGGACAGGCTGCTTGCAGTGAATGAAGCAAACATGCGGCAGAACCAGGCAGACTTTGCACGCATTGCCAAAGAGCTCGATCCGAATAAGACACCCGCGCAGGTGCTGGCAGAACTGGCCACTATTCATCCCGCTCCGGACAAGCTTCTGGATGCCTTCCGCGACAGCTTTGCTGCGGAGATTGCCTTCATAAAGGATCATCACATCATCACCATGCCAAACGATGATCGGCCAGTGCTGCAGGAGACGCCTCCCTTCATGCGTGCCACCACATCAGCCAGCATGGATCCTCCGGGGCCGTTTGAAACGCGCTCTACCAAGGCTTACTTCAACGTGACATTGCCAGAGAAAGGCTGGACTCCGGAACATATTGCCGAGCACATGGCGGAGTTCAACGTCGGCACGATTGTAAGCACCAGCGTGCACGAAGCCTATCCCGGCCACTTCACCCAATTCCTATGGCAAAACCAGTTCCCATCGCGCGTTCGTAAGTTGATCGGAGCTAACACGAATGTGGAAGGGTGGGCGCACTACACAGAGCAGATGATGTTGGATGAGGGCTTTCAGACACCCGGTGCGGATGCTCGCACGCAGAAGCTGATTCGCCTGGGACAAATTCAAGATGCACTGCTACGCAACGCGCGGTTCACAGTTGGCATCAAGATGCATACCGAAGGCTGGAGCGCGGATCAGGCTGAGCAGTATTTCGTAACTGAGGGATATCAGTCCCCTTCTGTTGCGAAGATGGAAACAAAGCGAGGTACGTCCGACCCCACCTATCTGTACTACACGCTGGGTAAGCTGGAGATATTGAAACTGCGCGCCGATCTGAAAGCAAAACAAGGTGCGGCGTTCAATTTGCAGCAGTTTCACGACAACTTTATGCGGCAAGGACCTGTACCAATCAAAATCATGCGACAGGCAATGCTTAAAGAAAATTCGCCAGTTCTGTAA
- the galU gene encoding UTP--glucose-1-phosphate uridylyltransferase GalU encodes MTKTIRKAVFPAAGMGTRFLPATKATPKEMLPLVDKPLIQYGVEEAVAAGCTEIIIVTGRGKGTMEDHFDRAPELEASLEKRGKHALLDIALSTTKLAKITYVRQPEALGLGHAVLMAKELVGDEPFAVLLPDDIVDAKTPCMKQMVEAFAKTGSSILGSEVVEGDAIQNYGCLACAPDASDSRLLKVSDMVEKPKPSEAPSQNAIIGRYILTPRIFEMLETITPGAGGELQLTDGIKALLQYESVYGFTYEGKRHDAGDKLGFLKATVEFALQRPDLGPKFREWLKNFPL; translated from the coding sequence ATGACCAAGACTATTCGTAAAGCTGTTTTTCCCGCCGCCGGCATGGGCACACGCTTTTTGCCCGCAACCAAGGCGACACCGAAGGAAATGCTTCCTCTGGTGGATAAGCCCCTGATCCAGTACGGCGTGGAAGAAGCCGTGGCAGCAGGGTGCACCGAGATCATCATTGTGACTGGCCGCGGCAAGGGCACAATGGAAGATCACTTTGACCGCGCTCCAGAGCTTGAGGCATCGCTGGAAAAGCGCGGCAAGCATGCATTGCTTGATATCGCGCTATCCACCACGAAGCTGGCGAAGATCACATACGTGCGACAGCCCGAAGCTCTTGGTCTGGGTCATGCTGTGCTGATGGCGAAGGAACTGGTGGGCGATGAGCCCTTCGCTGTTCTGCTGCCGGATGATATCGTCGACGCGAAGACCCCCTGCATGAAGCAGATGGTAGAGGCCTTCGCCAAGACCGGCTCATCCATTCTCGGTAGCGAAGTGGTGGAAGGTGATGCCATTCAGAACTACGGCTGCCTTGCATGCGCACCGGATGCTTCTGACTCGCGCCTGCTGAAGGTTTCCGACATGGTGGAAAAGCCGAAGCCCAGCGAAGCACCAAGTCAGAACGCAATCATTGGCCGCTACATTCTGACGCCACGTATCTTCGAGATGCTGGAAACCATCACGCCCGGTGCAGGCGGCGAGTTACAGCTCACCGACGGCATCAAGGCGTTGCTGCAATATGAGAGCGTCTACGGCTTCACCTATGAAGGCAAGCGTCATGATGCGGGCGATAAACTCGGCTTCCTGAAGGCCACCGTTGAGTTCGCTTTGCAACGGCCTGACCTGGGACCGAAGTTCCGCGAATGGCTGAAGAACTTCCCTCTGTAA
- a CDS encoding glycerophosphodiester phosphodiesterase family protein, with the protein MLIAVVDAAWMRIKHVFTLLLCTAACSAQMVVVHGHRGSRATRPENTIPAFEYAIAHGADVLELDLAVTKDNVLVVSHSPVLNSSYPGERECVGPPLAKDTPIHSLTFQQLQQYDCGAKTLAAFPKQVAVPNTHVPTFDQVLDLAPKGNFEFNVETKIFLLHPEMTPSPEVFVQMIDTAVRKHHLQQRVILQSFDFRTLHAMQTLDPAIRRSALFGQAKYDKLMGINEPDKSFANMAKVSGANILSPDASLVTPEEVAVAHKLGLQVLPYTPNTPEEWKRLTDAHVDGIITDDPEALRDWLRKQTPPLHK; encoded by the coding sequence ATGTTGATTGCCGTAGTGGATGCTGCGTGGATGCGAATCAAACACGTCTTCACCTTGCTGCTATGTACTGCTGCGTGCAGCGCGCAAATGGTCGTAGTGCATGGGCATCGCGGCTCTCGCGCCACGCGACCGGAAAACACCATTCCCGCTTTTGAGTACGCCATTGCCCACGGCGCCGATGTCCTGGAACTGGATCTCGCTGTCACCAAAGACAATGTTCTGGTGGTATCGCACTCACCGGTGTTGAACTCAAGTTATCCCGGCGAGCGCGAGTGTGTTGGGCCGCCGCTGGCGAAAGACACTCCCATTCATTCGCTGACGTTTCAGCAGCTTCAGCAATATGACTGTGGCGCAAAGACACTAGCTGCGTTTCCCAAGCAGGTGGCCGTACCAAACACGCACGTCCCCACGTTTGATCAGGTTCTGGATTTGGCGCCGAAGGGCAACTTCGAGTTCAACGTGGAGACGAAGATCTTTCTGCTGCATCCGGAGATGACGCCTTCGCCTGAGGTCTTCGTACAGATGATCGATACGGCTGTGCGCAAACATCATCTGCAACAGCGCGTGATTCTTCAGAGCTTTGATTTCCGCACGCTGCACGCGATGCAGACACTTGATCCGGCGATTCGACGTTCGGCACTCTTTGGTCAAGCGAAGTATGACAAGCTGATGGGCATCAACGAACCCGACAAGAGCTTTGCGAACATGGCGAAGGTGTCAGGCGCAAACATCCTCAGCCCTGATGCCAGCCTCGTCACACCGGAAGAAGTTGCTGTAGCGCACAAGCTTGGTTTGCAGGTTCTGCCGTATACCCCCAACACTCCGGAAGAGTGGAAACGACTGACAGATGCACACGTGGATGGCATCATCACGGATGATCCTGAGGCGCTGCGTGATTGGCTGCGTAAGCAGACTCCGCCGTTGCACAAGTAA
- a CDS encoding transglutaminase family protein, which translates to MYYTVRHLTKFVYSNDVSESIMETRMHPRSDALQRCLSFQLSVSPRCRVFSYRDHLSNHVHHFDIPGGHEQLVIVAESLVEMEEIAPVPAFLSPDAWAALDADVQAGDFWEFLFPSEFAKPSPLLAELAKTLDVRRRDDPLMVLHDLNNKLYHYFDYVPKSTDVDSPIDVALTQKCGVCQDFSHVMIALVREYLKIPCRYVSGYLYSGERDNDRSINSATHAWVECYLPQLGWVGFDPTNWLVGSDRHIRTAVGRDYADVPPTHGIFRGSASSKLSVAVRVSPSEGTPLLDQEMPVPEDWSMLVEKAQQLPAPPNPVADHIKHMQQLQQAQQQQ; encoded by the coding sequence ATGTATTACACCGTGCGGCATCTGACCAAGTTCGTATATTCCAACGACGTTAGCGAAAGCATTATGGAGACGCGCATGCATCCGCGTTCGGATGCGTTGCAGCGATGCCTGAGTTTTCAGCTTTCGGTGTCGCCACGTTGCCGTGTTTTCTCGTATCGCGATCACCTAAGCAATCATGTGCATCATTTCGATATTCCTGGTGGTCATGAGCAACTCGTGATTGTTGCGGAAAGTCTTGTGGAGATGGAGGAAATTGCTCCTGTCCCGGCGTTTCTGTCTCCTGATGCCTGGGCCGCTCTTGATGCTGATGTGCAGGCCGGAGACTTCTGGGAGTTTCTCTTTCCCAGTGAATTCGCAAAGCCATCGCCGTTATTGGCTGAGCTGGCAAAGACTCTGGATGTGCGCCGTCGGGACGATCCACTGATGGTGTTGCATGATTTGAACAATAAGCTCTATCACTACTTTGACTATGTTCCGAAGTCTACAGACGTCGATTCACCCATTGACGTAGCACTTACGCAGAAGTGCGGTGTGTGTCAGGACTTCTCGCACGTCATGATTGCATTGGTCCGTGAGTACCTCAAGATTCCATGCCGTTATGTAAGTGGATATCTCTATAGCGGCGAACGCGACAACGACCGCAGTATCAATTCGGCAACGCACGCGTGGGTGGAGTGTTACCTGCCACAGCTTGGATGGGTGGGATTTGATCCCACGAACTGGCTTGTTGGAAGTGATCGCCACATTCGCACAGCCGTTGGCCGCGACTATGCGGATGTCCCGCCCACACATGGCATCTTTCGCGGCTCTGCTTCCTCAAAATTGAGCGTGGCGGTGCGAGTCAGTCCCAGTGAAGGCACGCCGCTACTCGATCAGGAAATGCCGGTACCCGAGGACTGGTCCATGCTGGTGGAGAAAGCGCAGCAGCTTCCTGCGCCGCCGAATCCCGTGGCCGATCACATCAAACATATGCAGCAGTTGCAACAGGCTCAGCAACAACAGTAG
- a CDS encoding alpha-E domain-containing protein — protein sequence MLSRVADSLYWMSRYLERAEHTTRLLDVNLNLMLDEPTNVADRRWQRVLQALGAPRDVQFEGDAIALARRLTFDASNSSSVLGCIIGARENARHVREQISTEMWQRLNSLYLQVTRPEMQSDTHADSTLQQNEGPTEFLGQVMEGVHQFQGVTDSTMSHGEGWQFIQVGRFMERASATAMLLEAYQPELWANTDALPDSNEYLEWMGLLRSATAFEAYCKVYTADLSPDWILEFLLLDADFPHSLRFSIDAMQQALEVVQGLSGGARGDKLTRISGRLRSTLSYSSVEEIMSGDVVTYLHDIQRQCREIHNAIYELYVDYSIQAALAG from the coding sequence ATGCTTTCACGAGTTGCCGACAGCCTTTACTGGATGAGCCGCTACCTGGAGCGAGCGGAGCACACCACGCGTCTGTTAGACGTGAACCTCAACCTGATGTTGGACGAACCAACCAACGTCGCCGATCGACGGTGGCAGCGTGTGCTGCAGGCGCTGGGTGCGCCGCGCGATGTGCAGTTTGAAGGCGACGCGATCGCCCTGGCGCGCAGGCTCACCTTCGATGCTTCCAACAGTTCCAGCGTGCTGGGATGCATTATTGGCGCCCGCGAAAATGCGCGGCATGTACGTGAGCAGATTTCCACGGAGATGTGGCAGCGACTGAACTCACTGTATCTGCAGGTGACACGGCCTGAGATGCAGAGCGATACGCATGCTGATTCAACGCTGCAGCAGAACGAAGGGCCTACAGAATTTCTCGGTCAGGTGATGGAAGGCGTTCACCAGTTTCAGGGTGTGACTGATTCCACCATGAGCCATGGGGAAGGGTGGCAGTTTATCCAGGTAGGCCGATTCATGGAACGCGCGTCTGCGACGGCCATGTTGCTGGAGGCGTATCAACCAGAGTTGTGGGCAAACACGGATGCTCTTCCGGATTCGAATGAATATCTGGAATGGATGGGGCTGCTCCGAAGCGCAACTGCGTTTGAAGCCTATTGCAAGGTGTACACCGCGGACTTGTCACCAGATTGGATTCTGGAGTTCCTGTTGCTGGATGCGGACTTCCCGCACTCTCTGCGCTTCTCTATTGATGCCATGCAGCAGGCGTTGGAAGTGGTTCAAGGGCTAAGTGGCGGGGCGCGCGGCGATAAGCTGACGCGTATCTCAGGCAGGCTGCGATCCACACTGAGTTACTCCAGCGTGGAAGAGATTATGAGCGGTGATGTAGTGACATATCTGCACGATATTCAGCGACAGTGCCGCGAGATTCATAACGCCATCTACGAGCTGTATGTTGATTACTCTATTCAGGCTGCACTTGCAGGTTAG